One segment of Podarcis muralis chromosome 17, rPodMur119.hap1.1, whole genome shotgun sequence DNA contains the following:
- the TMEM271 gene encoding transmembrane protein 271, translated as MKWSVRGACAALSSCLLLACALSAAAVGLKCFSLGSELKGEPFRLGSAAGAFYSGLLLATGLSLLGSALFCCRQPDDHSGASAEGAAPPRGHAGGSEVVAVPVSGDSQAPPQAPPKATANGRQNFLLLGALVFMLGVLSAFAGAVIDGDTVSLVEKKYSHYCLLQAGVGGAGAAPARARPAGGSPDGSAAALRCQKLRDYQRGLVISTIFNALECLLGLLNLLLVKNYKAAQQRGLRRRRRRRHDHHVAGGRRRRRRGPGGGGGGTGVGRRPQRPSQGSIFSSEDPDVSPGGDCAFQAVSYINVGVFHVFDEAGVEVHCGGHPSVELPGYSPMDPDLQVSYPYCYPLPNEQPPAYEEIYPREPCANRI; from the coding sequence ATGAAGTGGAGTGTCCGGGGAGCCTGCGCCGCGCTCTCCAGCTGCCTCCTGCTCGCCTGCGCGCTGAGCGCCGCCGCCGTGGGCCTCAAGTGCTTCTCGCTGGGCTCCGAACTCAAGGGGGAGCCCTTCCGCCTCGGCAGCGCCGCCGGAGCCTTCTACTCGGGGCTGCTGCTGGCCACCGGCCTCTCGCTGCTGGGCTCCGCGCTCTTCTGCTGCCGCCAGCCCGACGACCACAGCGGCGCCTCGGCCGAGGGCGCAGCGCCCCCTCGAGGCCACGCGGGGGGCAGCGAGGTGGTGGCCGTGCCGGTGAGCGGGGATTCCCAAGCGCCGCCTCAGGCGCCGCCCAAGGCGACCGCCAACGGGCGCCAAAACTTCCTGCTGCTGGGGGCGCTGGTCTTCATGCTGGGCGTGCTGAGCGCCTTCGCCGGCGCCGTCATCGACGGCGACACGGTGTCGCTGGTGGAGAAGAAGTACTCGcactactgcctcctgcaggccgGAGttggaggagcaggagcagcgcCCGCCCGGGCCAGGCCTGCGGGCGGCAGCCCCGACGGCTCAGCGGCGGCGCTGCGCTGCCAGAAGCTGCGCGACTACCAGCGGGGCTTGGTCATCTCCACCATCTTCAACGCCCTCGAGTGCCTGCTGGGGCTGCTCAACCTGCTGCTGGTCAAGAACTACAAGGCGGCTCAGCAGCGGGGGCTGCggcgacggcggcggcggcggcacgaCCACCACGTGGCGGGCGGGCGGCGGAGAAGGCGACGGGGTCCcgggggcggcggcggtggcACCGGCGTTGGACGGCGTCCGCAGCGCCCCAGCCAAGGCTCCATCTTCTCCAGCGAAGACCCCGATGTGTCCCCCGGGGGCGATTGCGCCTTCCAGGCCGTGTCGTACATCAACGTCGGGGTCTTCCACGTGTTCGACGAGGCGGGCGTGGAGGTGCACTGCGGAGGCCACCCTTCCGTCGAGCTGCCGGGCTACTCGCCCATGGACCCCGACCTCCAGGTGTCCTACCCCTATTGCTACCCGTTGCCCAACGAGCAGCCCCCGGCCTACGAGGAAATCTATCCCAGGGAGCCCTGTGCCAACCGCATCTAG